Proteins co-encoded in one Arachis hypogaea cultivar Tifrunner chromosome 11, arahy.Tifrunner.gnm2.J5K5, whole genome shotgun sequence genomic window:
- the LOC112720248 gene encoding uncharacterized protein, producing MTNLPPSLSMNAAFGGSGAAPPPSPGGSSQSSPGGTKDRKMASAEQLVLELSNPDLRENALLELSKKRELFQDLAPLLWNSFGTIAALLQEIVSIYPVLSPPNLTPAQSNRVCNALALLQCVASHPDTRMLFLNAHIPLYLYPFLNTTSKSRPFEYLRLTSLGVIGALVKVDDTEVISFLLSTEIIPLCLRTMEMGSELSKTVATFIVQKILLDDVGLDYICTTAERFFAVGRVLGNMVAALAEQPSSRLLKHIIRCYLRLSDNPRACDALRSCLPDMLRDATFSNCLREDLTTRRWLQQLLQNVGVSRVPTLQAGGGFDHMMVT from the exons ATGACAAATTTGCCCCCGTCATTATCAATGAACGCAGCCTTTGGCGGCAGCGGTGCTGCTCCTCCGCCTTCTCCCGGTGGCTCCTCCCAGAGCTCCCCCGGAGGCACCAAGGATCGTAAGATGGCCTCCGCCGAGCAGCTTGTCCTCGAGCTCAGCAACCCCGACCTCCGTGAAAACGCTCTACTCGAACTCTCCAAG aagagagaATTATTTCAAGATCTTGCTCCATTATTATGGAATTCATTTGGTACTATTGCTGCACTTTTGCAG gAAATAGTTTCAATATACCCTGTTCTTTCTCCACCAAATCTTACTCCAGCACAATCTAATCGTGTGTGCAATGCACTTGCTCTTCTTCAG TGTGTGGCATCACACCCTGATACAAGGATGTTGTTCCTCAATG CTCATATACCTCTATATCTGTATCCCTTCCTTAATACAACAAGCAAATCAAGACCATTCGAGTACTTGAGACTCACCAGTCTTGGCGTCATTGGTGCTTTGGTGAAG GTTGATGATACGGAAGTCATAAGTTTCCTTCTTTCAACTGAGATAATTCCATTGTGCCTGCGCACCATGGAAATGGGCAGTGAACTATCAAAAACA GTTGCAACTTTCATTGTTCAGAAAATCCTATTGGACGACGTGGGCTTGGATTATATTTGCACTACAGCAGAGCGTTTTTTTGCAGTAGGTCGAGTTTTGGGAAACATGGTGGCAGCTCTTGCTGAGCAGCCTTCATCTCGTTTGTTGAAGCATATCATCCGATGCTATCTTCGCCTATCAGATAATCCAAG GGCTTGTGATGCATTAAGAAGTTGTCTTCCAGACATGTTAAGAGATGCTACTTTCAGCAACTGCCTTCGT GAGGACCTTACAACCAGGAGGTGGCTGCAACAATTGCTTCAGAATGTTGGTGTGAGTCGGGTGCCCACTCTGCAAGCCGGAGGCGGCTTCGACCATATGATGGTGACATGA